The DNA region CCCGCCGCTCGCTACAGCGTCTGCGTGGACGTGGTTCTGGTGGACCAGCACCACTGGCGCTACCAGGGCGGCAAGTGGGTGCAGTGCGGGAAGGCCGAGGGCAGCGTGCCAGGTACGAGCGTCCCGCGGCCCTGCCCGCCCCCGCCGGCgcgggcgccccccccccccccccccccccccccccccccccccccccccccccccccccccccccccccccccccgctgtccccgctgtcccctcgcCAGGGAACCGCCTGTACCTGCACCCCGACTCGCCCAACACGGGCGCGCACTGGATGCGCCAGGAGGTTTCCTT from Ficedula albicollis isolate OC2 unplaced genomic scaffold, FicAlb1.5 N00624, whole genome shotgun sequence includes:
- the LOC101819278 gene encoding T-box transcription factor TBX21-like; translated protein: MFPFLSFSLSGLNPAARYSVCVDVVLVDQHHWRYQGGKWVQCGKAEGSVPGNRLYLHPDSPNTGAHWMRQEVSFGKLKLTNNKGASNNVGQ